A stretch of DNA from Microbacterium sp. LWS13-1.2:
CGGCCAGTCGGGCAGCATCTCGGCGAGCGGGATCGCGTGGGCTGCGGCATCCCGCAGCGTCTTGAGCACCGCCCCGCGCGCCTGCCGGTCGCTGCCTTCGTAGCGTGCCTGCTTGCGGCGGTCGTCGCCGGTGTCGGGATACCCTGCCGCGCGCCATGTGCAGCGGTCTCGTAACGGGCATGCGTCGCAGCGCGGAGTTCGGGCGGTGCAGATGACCGCTCCGAGCTCCATCGCCGCCGCGTTGACGACGGCCGCGGTGTCGAGCTCGTCGGGCAGGATCGCCGCCATGGTCTCGAGGTCGCGCCGCGAGGGCGGGCCGGGTTGCGACCTGCCCTCGATCGCGCGTGCCAGCACCCGCCGGGTGTTGGTGTCGACGACGGGATGCCGGTCGCCGTATGCGAAGACGGCGACGGCACGTGCGGTGTAGTCGCCGATGCCGGTCAACGCCAGAAGCTCGTCGACGTCACGCGGCACGATTCCGCCGTGGCGGTCGCGGATCTCGACGGCCGCGCGACGCAGCCACAGGGCGCGCCGCGGATAGCCGAGGTTCGCCCACTGCCGCACCGCGTCGGCGGGCGCAGCCGCGGCGAGGTCCGACGGCGTCGGCCACCGGGTGAGCCACGCTTCGAGATGCGGGATCACGCGGTTCACCGGCGTCTGCTGCAGCATGAACTCGCTCACCAGCACGCCCCACGCGCCGAACCCCGGCTGCCGCCACGGCAGATCCCGCGCGTTCTTCGTGTACCAGGCGACGAGGGGAGTCGCGAGGTCGGCCGGTGCCTCGAACTCGGGCGATGTCGCGAGGTCGGGCATGCGTTCCAGCGTAGGCGGCGGCACGGCCGGTGCGCGCGCGTCACGACCTCATCACAATCGCCGCGTCACGATGACGCGGGTCGGCTCCGCGACCGTAACGTGCAGGGACACGACACGAAGGAGCCTGTATGCGTCTGTCGGCATCTGCCGCCATGCTGCTCATCGCGGCAGTAGCGGTCACCGGTTGCGCGGGCCCGTCCGCCCCCACTGTGGAGCCGTCCGCATCGGTGCCGTCTGCCTCTCCGACGCCGACGCCGACGCCTGCCCACTCAGAGGATCCGAACGATCCCGCGACATGGGTGATCACCGAGGCGGGCATGGGGCCGATCGCGTTGGGGATGCCGTTCTCCGACGCGCTGACTCTCATGCCGTCAGGCACCACAAATGATCCGGAGCGCTGTGGCTGGCTGGCGTGGTGGCATGCGCCGGCCCAGGATTACAACGTCTACACCGCTGGGTCGGGGGACACATCCGACGTCGGCCCCGTCAACGTGGTCGCGTCGGAGGCGTGGGGGGATCCGACGGTCGCGCCCGGGCCTCGCACGGCAAGCGGAATCGGTGTCGGCTCGACGGTCGACGACGTCCGCGGGGAGTATCCCGATGCGGTCGAAGTGGCGGACTCGATCGACTCCTCCATCGTTCACCTCCAGGTCGGACGGATGTTTTTCACTTATCGAGAGGACCCGGTGATCCGCTCGGTGACCGTGACGACCATGGATGTACCGCCATACGAGCTCTGCGGGTGACAGGGGGCTAGCGCTGACAGGGCGCCAGCTCTCGCCGCCGTAGGCTGGGACCATGCGCCTTCCCGTCACGCCGACCACGACGCTGTGGCGCGAACTGCGCGACCGCGTCCGGCGCCGCAACGCCGGCGGCCGCATCATCGTCGCGGTCGACGGGCTGGACGGCGCCGGCAAGACGGTGTTCGCCGACGGGCTCGCAGAGGTGTTCGCCGAGACCGGCGACGCGGTGTTCCGAGCCGGCATCGACGGCTTCCACCGGCCCCGGAGCGAGCGCTACCTGCGCGGCCGCCGCAGCCCCGAGGGCTTCTACCGCGACTCCTTCGACTATGCGACCTTCCGGCGCGTGCTGATCGACCCGTTCCGCGACGGCGCGCAGACCGCGGGCACCACCGGCTTCCAGCTGGCGGCGTTCGACGTCGTCCGCGATGCTCCCGTCGAGTCGCAGTGGGTCACCGCGCCTCTGGATGCGGTGCTCGTGGTGGACGGCGTCTTCCTGCACCGGCCCGAGCTTCGAGACCTGTGGGACTGGTCGATCTGGCTCGACGTGCCGTTCGACGTGTCCTACGCGCGTATGGCGTTGCGAGATGGCTGCGACCCCGACCCCGATGCGCCCTCGAACGCCCGCTACCGGCAGGGGCAGGAGATCTACCTCCGCGAGGCGCGGCCGCGGGAGGCGGCATCGGTCATCGTCGACAACGTCGATCTCGCGCACCCCCGGATCGTCGGGCCCAGCTGATGGCGGCGCCCGGAATCCTGCTCGTCGACAAGCCCGGTGGCATCACCTCGCACGACGTCGTCGCACGGGCGCGCCGCGCACGGGGCACGCGCAAGATCGGCCACGCCGGAACGCTCGACCCGATGGCGACGGGCCTGCTCGTCCTCGGCGTCGAAGGCGCGACGCGGCTGCTCACGTTCATCGTCGGACTCGACAAGACCTACGAAGCCACGATCCGGCTGGGCGTCGCGACCGACACCGACGACGCGGAGGGGACGGTCGTCTCGGTGACGGATGCCGCATCCCTCGACTCCCAGGCCATCACGGCCGGCGTCGCGGCTCTCACCGGCCGGATCTCGCAGGTTCCCAGCACGTATTCGGCGATCAAGGTCGACGGGCGTCGTGCCTACGACCTCGCGCGCGCGGGAGAGGATGTGCAGCTCAAGGCGCGCGAGGTCACGGTGTCGCGGTTCGAGGTCCTCGCCGAGCGGCGCCGCTCGACAGGCTCGCAGGCCGCGATCACGGACGGAGGAACCGCGAGCGTGGACTCGGCGATGTCGGGCGTCATCGACCTCGACGTCGTCGTCGACTGCTCGAGCGGCACGTACATCCGCTCGCTCGCGCGTGACCTCGGCTCGGCGCTCGGCGTGGGCGGGCACCTCACGGCGCTGCGGCGCACGCGCATCGGCCCGTTCGACGTGGCCGGGGCGCCCGGCGTCGAGGACCTCGCCGACGCGACGATGGTCGACCCGGCGACCGCGGCAGGTGCGGTGCTCGGCCAGTTCGAGGTGACCGCCGACGAGGCGCGCGACCTCCGCCACGGCAAGCGGCTGATCGGGGCTGCCGGACGCCTTCACACGACACCGGCGGCGGCGATCGACCCCGACGGCGCCCTCGTCGGTGTCGTCGAGCGCCGGGGCGACGATGTCAAGAGCGCGATGAACATGCCCGAGGAGGCCGCCCGATGATCCTGTGGTTCACGATCGCGCAGGTCGTCGTCGCGGTCGCGGCAGGTCTCTTCTGCGTGATCGCCGGTCTCGCCGGCCGGCGGCCGAGCGACTGGACGGTCGGCGCTCTCGCCCTGGTCGAGCTCCTGCTCCTCGCGCAGGTCGTCATCGCGATCATCGCGCCGTTCGCGGGCAATCCGCCGTCGGGGAGCCTCCTGGAGTTCTGGGTCTACCTCATCTCCGCCGTGCTGCTGCCCGTCGCCGCCGTCGCGTGGGCGCTGCTCGAGCGCAGCCGTTGGAGCACGGTGATCATGGGCATCGCGGCGCTGTCCATCGCGGTCATGGTCTGGCGTATGCAGGTGATCTGGACCGTCCAGCTCGCCTGACGGCCGTCGCGCGTCGCCGCGGCCGCCGGCGCCGCGCCCCCGGAATGCCGTCGCGCGTCGTCGTGGCGGAACCGGTGCCCGCAGCACGAACTAAACTCGTCTGGTTATGTCGTCTTCCGTCCGCCCCCGCATGACCGGCATCGGCCGCGTGCTCGTGATCGTCTACGCGATCATGGCCCTCGGCGCCACCGGTCGGTCCTTCGTGCAGATCGTCGAGCGCTTCGACGAGGCGCCGCTCGCCTACACGCTCTCGGCGCTCTCGGCGCTCGTGTACATCGTCGCCACGCTGGCTCTGGTCTTCGCCGGCCGACGCGGGTGGTACATGGTGGCTTGGGTCGCGATCGTGTTCGAGCTCGTCGGCGTGCTGATCGTCGGCACGCTGAGCTTCGTGATGCCGGAGCTGTTCGCCCACCCGACCGTCTGGTCCTGGTTCGGCTCGGGCTACCTCTTCGTGCCCCTCGTGCTGCCGTTCCTCGGTCTCTGGTGGCTGGCGACGCATCGTCCTGTCGCGCAGCGCGCTGCGGCGGCACCTGCGGTGGTCTCGTCGTGATCGTCTTCCGGGACCCCCGCGACGTGCCCGCAGGCTTCGGGCCGTCCGTCGTCGCGATCGGCAAGTTCGACGGCGTGCACTCGGGCCACCGAGCCGTCATCGATCGGGCACAGGTGGATGCCGAAGCCTCAGGCTCGCGCGTCGTCGCCGTGACGTTCGACCGCAATCCGCTCGCGCTGCTGCGCCCCGAGCTGTGTCCTGACAGCCTGGTCGGCGTCGACCAGAAGCTGCGTCTCCTCGCCGATGCGGGAGTGGATGCGACGCTGATGCTCACGTTCGATCGCGCTCTCGCCGACCTCGGTGCCCGGGAGTTCGTCGAGCATGTGCTCGTCGGAGCGCTGGGCGTGCGGATCGTGATGGTCGGCGCCGACTTCCGCTTCGGTCGCGGCGGCGCGGGCAACCCCGAGCTGCTGCGCGAGCTCGGCGCCGAGTTCGGCTTCGAGGTGGACGTCGTCGACGACGTGCGTGCGATCGACGCCGGGCGGCGCGTGTCGTCGACGTGGGTGCGCGAGCTCCTGGACGCCGGAGACGTCGCCGGCGCGACCCGCCTGCTCGGACGCCCTCACGCCGTGCGCGGCGAGGTCGTGCACGGGCTCAAGCGCGGACGTCAGCTCGGCTTCCCGACGGCGAATCTGTCGCCGGGCCTCGAGGGGTTCGTCCCCGCCGAGGGCGTGTACGCCGGCTGGCTGGTCGACGAGGGGATGCCGCAGGACGGCGCATCCGCGCCGCGCAGCAGCGTGCGCTATCCGGCGGCGATCAGCATCGGCACGAACCCGACGTTCGACGACATCGACGTGCGTCAGGTCGAGGCATATGTGCTCGACGAGACGGACCTCGACCTGTACGGACACGTCGTCGAGATCGAGTTCGTCTCGCGGATCCGCGGTATGGTCGCGTTCGAGGGGGTCGACGCCCTCATCGCCCAGATGTCCGACGACATCGTTCGGGTTCGGCGGGAGCTCAGCTGACCCGCTGGGTGGCGGCATCCTTCGCCCGTTGCGGCCAGCCATAGACCGGCGTACGTGGTCGGCCTACGATCGAGGCGTGCACGCGCTGGTCCTCATGGCCGCCGACGCAGCGGCCTCCGACTCCCCGAACCTGTGGGGTGCCCTCGGGTGCGCGGTCGCGTTCTCGGCCTCGCTGCTGGCGACGCTCGACGCGTTCGCCGACCTGATCCTCGCGCGTGGCGGCTCACCCGCCGGCCGGCTCACCCCGGGTATCGGGATGAAGTTCGCCTCCAAGCTGATCGCCGCGGCGATCGCGGTCGTGTCGGCGGCGATCGTCCTCGTGCTCGACGACAACTGGTTCGCGTTCACGACTCTGTCCATCGCCTTCGTCGTGGTCGTCGGCATCGGGGTGGTCGTGCTGCTGCGGCAGGCGAAGACCAGCGTCGCCGACCCGGCGCGGCCGGGACCCGGCGGCTGAGATCGCCACCACGGCACAGATGCTCGCGACGTCCGGGCGAGCAGCGGTCGTGACGGTTTGCTCATCTGAGCAAACTCTGTGCAGATGTTGGTGACGACCGCGCGGGTGTGTCAGCCTGGAGGGGACGACGAAGGGAGGATCGTGGACGCCGTCGACGAACTTCTCTCGATCCGAGCCGCCGAGCTCTACTACGAGGAGAACCTCACGCAGGAGGAGATCGGCCGGAGCCTGCAGATCACCCGGTGGAAAGTGGGCCGCCTCCTGACGCAGGCCAAGGAGGAGGGTTTCGTCCGCATCGAGATCCTTCACTCGCGCGCACGGCGTCCGCAGCTCGAGCGTCGGCTCCGCGACGAGCGCGGCGTCTCAGCGGTCGTCGTCTCGCGCGCCGGCGTGCGCAACGAGGACGAGCTCCAGCAGCGCGTGGCACAGGCTGCCGCCGACTATCTCACCGCCCTGCGACCCAGCCCCCGTGTGCTCGGCGTCAGCTGGGGGCGCACGCTGTCCGACATCGCGCACCACCTCCGCGACGGCTGGTCCTCCGGCACCGACGTCGTGCAGATCAACGGCGGCGTCAGCATGAGCCAGCGGCCGGGCACAGCAGCCGCCACTGCGGTCAGCATCGCCCAGAAGGGCGGCGGTGCCGCGGCCCTGCTGCCCAGCCCCGCGATCCTCGAGCACCGCGCGACCAAGGAGGCCATCGAGGCGGACCGCATGGTCGCCCGCGTCCTCGAGACGGCGCGCTCCGCCGCCGCGTACCTCTTCAGCGCCGGTGCGGCAGATCACCGCTCGGTCCACGTCGACAGCGGGTATCTCACTCCGGCCGACATCGACCGCCTCGTCGCGGCCGGCGCCGTCGGCGATGTGCTCGGACGCTACATCGGCGCGGACGGCCGCGTCGTCGACCACGACCTGGACGCCCGCACGGTGGGTATCTCCCTCGACGAGCTCCGCGGCGCCGACGTCGCGATCGCCGTCATCGCGGGCGAAACCAAACGAGAGGTCGCCGCCGCAGTGGTCGCCTCAGGCCTGTGCTCGGTACTGGTCACCGACGAATCCACCGCACGCCACCTGCTCGATTCATGAGCAGCGCAGCGCGACTTCACTCCCATCCCACAGACGAAAGCCAGGTCAGGACATGTCAGGCACCTCCATCGTGACGCTCCCCGAGCGGGCCGTCGAGCTGCTCGGCGGGCAGCCGGACGACACCACCCTGCGGCGATATCTGCACGGCCTTCCCGGCGTCGACGCGGTCGGTCTCGAACAGCGTGCCGCCGGGCTGGGCACGCGATCCATCAAGACCACGTCGAAGGCGTGGGCGCTCGACAAGATCATCGAGCTGATCGACCTCACGACCCTCGAAGGCGCCGACACTCCCGGCAAGGTGCGCTCGCTGGTGGCGAAGGCACTGAATCCGGATGCCTCGGATCCGACGTGCCCGCGCGTGGCCGCGGTCTGCGTGTACGGCGACATGGTGCCGCATGCCGTCGAGGCGCTCGGGTCGGCCCACGGCGACCCCGACGAGGGCGGAGTGAGCGTCGCCGCCGTAGCCACCGCGTTCCCGAGCGGTCGGGCATCTCTCGACATCAAGCTCGCCGACACCGCCGAGGCGGTGGCGCACGGCGCCGACGAGATCGACATGGTGATCGACCGCGGTGCCTTCCTCGCCGGCCGCTACGGTCTCGTGTTCGACCAGATCGCGCGGGTGAAGCAGGCGTGCCGCCGCGAGGACGGCAGCTACGCGTCGCTCAAGGTGATCCTCGAGACGGGCGAGCTCAACACCTACGACAACATCAAGCGCGCGTCGTGGCTCGCGATCCTCGCGGGCGGCGACTTCATCAAGACGTCGACGGGCAAGGTGCAGCCCGCGGCGACGCTGCCGGTGACGCTGCTCATGCTCGAGGTCGTGCGCGACTGGCATCGGGCCACCGGTGAGAAGGTCGGCGTCAAGCCGGCCGGCGGCATCCGCACGTCCAAGGACGCCATCAAGTACCTCGTCACGGTCGCCGAGACCGTCGGCGAGGAGTGGCTGCAGCCGCACCTGTTCCGCTTCGGAGCGTCCAGCCTCCTCAACGACGTGCTGCTGCAGCGCCAGAAGCTGAAGACCGGCCACTACTCCGGTGCCGACTACGTGACCATCGACTGAGCCGGGAAGAAGACATGAGTTTCCTCGAATACGCGCCCGCCCCCGAGTCGCGGGCGATCCTGTCCCTCAAGCCCGAGTACGGGCTGTTCATCGACGGCGACTTCCGCGCCGGGTCCGGCGAGCCGTTCGCCACCATCTCGCCCGCCGACGAGAAGCACATCGCCACGATCGCCTCGGCGAGCGACGCGGATGTCGACGCCGCCGTCGCGGCCGCGCGCCGCGCCTACGACCGGACGTGGTCGAGGATGAGCGGGCGCGACCGCGGCAAGTACCTGTTCCGGATCGCCCGGCTCGTGCAGGAGCGCGCGCGGGAGCTCGCCGTCGCCGAGAGCCTCGACAACGGCAAGCCGATCAAGGAGAGCCGCGACGTCGATGTGCCGCTCGTCGCGGCGTGGTTCTTCTACTACGCTGGGTGGGCCGACAAGCTCGACTACGCGGGCCTCGGCGCCGACCCGCGATCCCTCGGTGTCGCCGGTCAGATCATCCCGTGGAACTTCCCGCTGCTCATGCTGGCGTGGAAGATCGCCCCGGCGCTCGCTGCCGGCAACACCGTGGTCCTGAAGCCCGCCGAGACCACGCCGCTGTCGGCGCTCATCTTCGCGGAGATCCTGCAGCAGGCCGATCTGCCGCCCGGCGTCGTGAACATCGTGACCGGCGCCGGCGCCACGGGTGCGGCGCTGGTGCGGCATCCCGACGTGAACAAGGTCGCCTTCACCGGTTCGACCCCCGTCGGGCGCGAGATCGCGAAGGCCGTCGCCGGCACCGACAAGAAGCTCACGCTCGAGCTCGGCGGCAAGGCGGCGAACATCGTGTTCGAGGACGCCCCCATCGACCAGGCGATCGAGGGCATCGTCAACGGCATCTTCTTCAACCAGGGACACGTCTGCTGCGCCGGCAGCCGCCTGCTGGTGCAGGAGTCGATCCACGACGAGGTCGTCGACCGGCTGAAGTCCCGCCTGTCGACGCTCCGCCTCGGCGACCCGCTCGACAAGAACACCGACATCGGAGCGATCAACTCGCGCGAGCAGCTCGATCGCATCCGCGAGCTCAGCAAGATCGGCGAGGACGAGGGCGCCGAGCGCTGGAGCGCGCCCTGCGTCATCCCCGAGAACGGGTTCTGGTTCGCGCCGACGATCTTCACGAACGTGCAGGCCAGCCATCGCATCGCCCGTGACGAGATCTTCGGACCGGTGCTGTCGGTGCTGACGTTCCGCACGCCCGCCGAGGCGATCGAGAAGGCCAACAACACCCCGTACGGTCTCTCGGCCGGCATCTGGACCGACAAGGGCTCGCGCATCCTCGCCGTCGCCGACCGCCTGCGGGCAGGCGTGGTGTGGGCGAACACCTTCAACCGGTTCGACCCGTCGTCGCCCTTCGGCGGCTACAAGGAGTCCGGCTACGGCCGCGAGGGGGGCCGCCACGGCCTCGCCGCGTATCTCAAGGGCGCGGCGAGCGTCGGCCCCCGGTCGTTGAGCGAGCCTGCGAGTCGAAACGCAGAGACGAAACGCGTACCCGCCCGTTCCAAGAAGGAGGTCTCCGCATGAGCAAGCGACTGACCGTGCCGAAGACGTACAAGCTCTACATCGGCGGTGCCTTCCCCCGCAGCGAATCCGGCCGCACCTACGAGGTCGCGACACCGAAGGGCGAGTTCCTCGCGAACGCGGCACTCGCGTCGCGCAAGGACGCGCGCGATGCCGTGGTCTCGGCCCGTGGCGCCGTCAAGGGATGGTCGGGGGCGACCGCCTACAACCGGGGCCAGGTGCTCTACCGGGTCGCCGAGATCCTCGAGGGCCGGCGCGCGCAGTTCGTGGACGAGATCGAGCAGCAGACGGGTGTCTCGGCATCCGTGGCCGCCGCCGAAGTCGACGAGTCGATCGACCGCTGGGTCTGGTACGCCGGCTGGTGCGACAAGTTCGCCCAGGTCGCCGGCAACGGCAACCCCGTGGCCGGACCGTACTTCAACATCTCGGTGCCCGAGCCGACCGGGGTCGTGGGCGTCGTCGCCCCGCAGGACACGGCGCTCGTGGGTCTCGTCTCGGCGATCGCGCCGGCGCTCGTGACGGGCAACGCGGTGGTCGTCGTCGCGTCGCAGCGGTATCCGCTGTCGGCGATCTCGCTGGCCGAGGTGCTGGCGACGAGCGACGTGCCCGGGGGAGTGGTCAACGTGCTGACCGGCTCGCCGGCCGAGATCGCACCGTGGCTGGCATCCCACCCTGACGTGCACGCGCTCGACCTCGTCGGCGCCGGCGACCTGGACTGGGTCGACCTGCAGATTGCCGCCGCCGACACCCTCACACGCGTGCTCCCTCCCGAGAACGGGACGGATGCCGCGGCCCCGAGCCTCGCGCGCATCACCGCGTTCACCGAGACGAAGACGGTGTGGCACCCCAAGAGCCTGGTCTGACACGAGCTTGAGAGCCTGACGGAGCGCCTCGAACCCACTGCGTGCGGAAGTTCGGGGCGTTTCGTCTCGCTCGTTCCGCGAGGGAGCGCCAGCATCCGAGACGAAATGCCTCGGACGCAGCGCATACCTCGGCTCGTCGCGCCGCTCCCTATTCGAGCGCGAGGCCGCCCCACTCGCCCGGGTGCGTGAGCTCGCCGTAGTGCACGTCCACGTCGTGCGCCGACACCGACGCGACGCACGCGAGCAGCGACAGCGTGGGGTAGCCGTACGGACGGTTGTCGCGGATGATCGCATCGTCGTCCGTGGGTGCGAGCTCGGCGGACCGCTCGAGCACCTCGACCCACGGCATCCACCAGCGTCCTTCGCCCGTGGGCTCCGCCGAGCGGAACTCGTCCAGCCACCGGGCGATGCGCGGCGTTGCGCCGTCGTCGACGTCGTCGTGGGCGATCATGTGCGTGCCGGGCGGGAGGTCGACCGTGCGCAGGGCCACGCCGTCCCACGTGAGCACGCGTGCGTGCGCGCCGTCGACCTCGACGAGATTGAAGCCGTGCGTCGCCGGTTTGCCCGCCGGAGAGCGGCCAGCGACGGATTCGAGCACGATGCCGCCCCGTGACACCAGCTCGGATTCCGGGCGCGAAGACTCGTCGGCGCGGTTGAGGAGCACGGCGAGCCGGCCCGCTTCCGGGTCGGCCGCCAGCCACGCGCCGCCGGCGCGGACGTCGCGCACCCCGACGACGCCGTCGTGAGGCTCTGGCCACCACCGGCCGAGCGGGTTCCACGGCCGATCCGGGTCCTCGTCGCGGATCGCGAGCACGCGTGTGGGCTCGTCGGCCGACGCCGGGACGCGGATCACAACGGTGCACATGCAGAGGGCTCCTCGGGGGTGTCGTCCGGCTGTGGGGCCGGGGAGTCGGGCGGGCGTGCCAAGATCGGAGGGTGTTCGTCGTAGTCGGGGTCACCGGTGGCATCGCCGCCTACAAGACCGTCCAGCTCGTGCGCCTGCTGGTCAAGGCGGGGCACGAGGTGCATGTCGTCCCCACGGACGACGCCCTCCGGTTCGTCGGGCTGCCGACGTGGGAGGCGATCAGCCGTCACCCCGTGACGACCTCCGTCCACGATGATGTCGCGCGGGTCCGTCACGTCTCGCTCGGCCAGGCGGCCGACGTCGTGATCGTGGCGCCCGCGACGGCGAACACCCTGGCGAAGATGACCGCGGGACTCGCGGACGACCTCCTGGGGACGACCCTACTCGCCACCACGGCACCGGTCGTCGTGGCGCCGGCGATGCACACCGAGATGTGGCGCCACCCCTCGACCGTCCACAACATGGCGACGCTGCGCGAGCGCGGCGTCATCGTGGTCGGCCCCGAGAGCGGCGAGCTGACCGGCGGCGACAGCGGGCCGGGACGGATGTCTGAGCCCGAGGCGATCCTCGACGCCGCGCTCGCCGCGGCCGGCGGCCGGCCCGCCGACCTCGACGGGCTCCGCGTCGTCGTGAGCGCCGGCGGCACCCGCGAGCCCATCGATCCGGTGCGCTACATCGGCAACCGCTCGAGCGGCCGCCAGGGCGTGGCCGTTGCGTTGGCCGCCGCCGACCGCGGCGCCGACGTGGTGCTCGTCGCCGCCCATGTCGACGACGGCGTGCTGGCCACGGCATCCGCTCTCCCTCGCGTGCGGGTGGTGCGCGCCGGAACCGCGGCAGAGCTCGGTGCCGCCGTCGACGCCGAGGCCGCCGCTGCCGACGTCATCGTGATGGCGGCGGCCGTCGCCGACTACCGCGTGGCCGAGGTGTCGCCGCTCAAGCGATCCAAGGACTCCGCGCCCGAGGGCGGCATCACCCTCGACCTCATCGAGAACGACGACATCCTGGCCGGGCTCGTCGGCCGCCGTCGCGGCGGCCAGACGATCGTCGGGTTCGCCGCCGAGACGCCGGGCGATGGCGAGACCCTGCTCGACCGCGGCCGCCGCAAAGCTGCTCGCAAGGGCACCGATCTGCTGGCCGTGAACGAGGTGGGCTGGGCGAAGGGGTTCGAGGCCCCCGACAACGCGGTCACGGTGATCGACGCCGACGGCGAGGTCGTCGCGGTGCGCCGGGGGAGCAAGGGCGACGTCGCCGAGGCGCTCTGGGACGCCGTCATCGCCGTGAGGCGAGCCAGCGCGAATCCTAAGTAACGAAACAGTAACGGCGCATGTAGAGTGTTCCGCACCACGTCGACGGCGACGTGGTGCACGAACCTCGGAGGACATGCCCGATGCCCTACTCCGCGGCTTCCGATCGCGCTCGTGACCGGATCCACGCCCTGTCCGTCATGTGTGTGCTCGCCATCGCGAGCGTCGTCATCGCCGTCCTCGGCGCGACCCCCGCACGCATCAGCTCGCGCGAGCTGATGGGGGATGAGAGGACGCCCGGCGCGCCCGCGTTCATCGCCAGCCATCGCGGCGGCGCCGCCACCGCCCCCGAGAACACGCTCCCCGCGATCACCGCCGCGCTCGCCGCCGGATTCGATTACGTCGAGGTCGACGTCGCACTCACCGCCGACCGCCATCCGGTGCTCATGCACGACAAGACGGTCGACC
This window harbors:
- the coaBC gene encoding bifunctional phosphopantothenoylcysteine decarboxylase/phosphopantothenate--cysteine ligase CoaBC, whose product is MFVVVGVTGGIAAYKTVQLVRLLVKAGHEVHVVPTDDALRFVGLPTWEAISRHPVTTSVHDDVARVRHVSLGQAADVVIVAPATANTLAKMTAGLADDLLGTTLLATTAPVVVAPAMHTEMWRHPSTVHNMATLRERGVIVVGPESGELTGGDSGPGRMSEPEAILDAALAAAGGRPADLDGLRVVVSAGGTREPIDPVRYIGNRSSGRQGVAVALAAADRGADVVLVAAHVDDGVLATASALPRVRVVRAGTAAELGAAVDAEAAAADVIVMAAAVADYRVAEVSPLKRSKDSAPEGGITLDLIENDDILAGLVGRRRGGQTIVGFAAETPGDGETLLDRGRRKAARKGTDLLAVNEVGWAKGFEAPDNAVTVIDADGEVVAVRRGSKGDVAEALWDAVIAVRRASANPK
- a CDS encoding NRDE family protein; its protein translation is MCTVVIRVPASADEPTRVLAIRDEDPDRPWNPLGRWWPEPHDGVVGVRDVRAGGAWLAADPEAGRLAVLLNRADESSRPESELVSRGGIVLESVAGRSPAGKPATHGFNLVEVDGAHARVLTWDGVALRTVDLPPGTHMIAHDDVDDGATPRIARWLDEFRSAEPTGEGRWWMPWVEVLERSAELAPTDDDAIIRDNRPYGYPTLSLLACVASVSAHDVDVHYGELTHPGEWGGLALE